In Nostoc sp. GT001, a genomic segment contains:
- a CDS encoding alpha/beta hydrolase, giving the protein MHSGLGLLPSLAAEKVTVRYGLFEQSIPVADIRNYDETQKVSADLKSFLDYLSAKEKQKFQEALQVKMSLDIVALDKLVNTGMGKQILSFTSQAIARRDQASIQALRSALIIGAKSPEGLGITSFLEAYPSNQLVIDVSKIKKLVGMANSSASSADAPPKDDVTSSPLGKVALQYQTLAAQDKQFSGCLFGDSISAGLGNTLGSGTFNFGLNGLSTISLIEQLKSLIPTKVKCEKAIIAIGGNDALYGISDELFSKNLQEAIALIRTMGTKEIFLIPAFYSTVAASSDPKVAAPLSRVEQINVLINQVAETEKVPVAAAGLAPLYENNVLKENLTSDGDHLNAEGLKIYRQALLQILGK; this is encoded by the coding sequence GTGCATAGTGGCCTTGGTTTATTACCTAGTTTGGCAGCCGAAAAAGTTACCGTCAGGTACGGATTGTTTGAGCAATCGATTCCGGTGGCAGATATACGCAACTATGATGAGACACAAAAGGTTTCTGCCGATCTAAAATCTTTTCTAGATTACCTTAGCGCTAAAGAAAAACAGAAATTTCAAGAAGCCCTACAAGTGAAAATGTCGCTTGATATTGTGGCTTTAGATAAGCTGGTAAACACAGGAATGGGCAAACAAATTTTATCTTTTACTTCCCAAGCGATCGCTCGTCGCGATCAAGCCAGTATACAAGCACTACGATCTGCCCTGATCATCGGAGCAAAATCACCGGAAGGTTTAGGAATAACTAGCTTTCTAGAAGCCTATCCCAGTAATCAACTAGTTATTGATGTGTCAAAAATTAAGAAACTAGTCGGCATGGCGAATTCCTCTGCTAGTTCTGCTGATGCGCCGCCGAAAGATGACGTAACTTCTTCACCTTTAGGGAAAGTTGCCCTACAATATCAAACACTCGCCGCTCAAGATAAACAGTTCTCAGGTTGCTTATTTGGTGATTCTATTTCGGCTGGACTTGGTAATACCCTTGGGAGTGGTACTTTTAATTTTGGGTTAAATGGTCTGAGTACAATCTCATTAATAGAACAACTGAAAAGTTTAATTCCTACCAAGGTTAAATGCGAAAAAGCCATTATTGCCATAGGTGGAAATGATGCTTTGTATGGAATTAGTGATGAGTTATTTAGCAAAAATCTCCAAGAGGCGATCGCACTTATCCGTACAATGGGAACTAAAGAGATTTTTCTGATTCCGGCTTTTTATTCAACAGTGGCAGCAAGCTCAGATCCAAAAGTAGCAGCCCCACTTTCTAGAGTTGAACAAATTAATGTTCTGATTAATCAAGTTGCTGAAACAGAAAAAGTACCAGTTGCCGCAGCCGGACTAGCACCATTATATGAAAATAATGTTTTGAAAGAAAATTTAACCAGTGATGGCGACCATTTGAATGCAGAGGGTCTGAAAATTTATCGGCAAGCATTATTACAAATCCTGGGTAAGTAG
- the crtD gene encoding C-3',4' desaturase CrtD: MSRIPLDKSNSRVVVIGAGIGGLTAGALLAHRGYSVLILDQALVPGGCASTFKRQVFTFDVGATQVAGLEPGGIHHRIFSELSIDLPEATPCDPACAVYLPGETTPINVWRDQEKWQEERQKQFPGSEPFWQLMATLFDASWEFQGRDPVLPPRNLWDLWQLTQAVRPSTLITVPFTLFTVGDALRLCGLGNDRRLRTFLDLQLKLYSQVDADETALLYAATALSVSQLPQGLFHLQGSMQVLSDRLVQSLERDGGKLLMRHTVEEIKVENGKATAVVIRNQKTGEVWTEAADHIVSNVTVQNLVQLLGEQAPSGYKNRVEKLPQASGAFVVYLGVDISAIPPGCPPHLQFLYDVNGPIGENNSLFVSVSHAGDGRAPEGKATIIASSFVDPTQWWQTDDYEGLKEKFTKEAIARLAQYFYLKPETIIYQEAATPRTFAHFTARDRGIVGGIGQRIPTFGPFGFANRTPIQNLWLVGDSTHPGEGTAGVSYSALTVVRQIEAQM, translated from the coding sequence ATGTCCAGGATACCTCTTGACAAAAGTAACTCTCGTGTAGTCGTTATCGGTGCCGGAATAGGTGGACTGACTGCTGGAGCATTATTAGCTCATAGAGGTTACAGTGTCTTAATTTTAGATCAAGCCCTCGTACCAGGAGGCTGTGCTTCAACGTTTAAACGCCAGGTATTTACCTTTGATGTAGGAGCAACTCAGGTTGCAGGGTTGGAACCAGGGGGAATCCACCACCGAATTTTCTCAGAATTGTCAATAGATTTGCCAGAAGCAACGCCTTGTGACCCTGCTTGTGCGGTGTATTTACCTGGGGAAACCACACCCATCAACGTTTGGCGCGACCAAGAGAAATGGCAAGAAGAACGACAAAAACAGTTTCCTGGTAGCGAACCATTTTGGCAGTTGATGGCAACCTTATTTGATGCTAGTTGGGAATTTCAAGGACGCGACCCGGTACTACCACCGCGTAATTTATGGGATTTGTGGCAGCTAACTCAGGCGGTGCGTCCGAGTACATTAATTACCGTACCCTTCACCTTGTTTACGGTAGGAGATGCTTTACGGTTATGTGGATTGGGAAATGACCGACGACTGAGAACTTTTTTAGATTTGCAACTGAAGCTATACTCCCAGGTGGATGCAGACGAGACAGCATTACTTTACGCAGCCACAGCGTTGAGTGTATCCCAACTGCCCCAAGGATTGTTTCACCTCCAGGGAAGTATGCAAGTATTAAGCGATCGCTTGGTACAATCCTTAGAGAGAGATGGCGGCAAATTATTGATGCGCCACACAGTAGAAGAAATCAAAGTAGAAAACGGTAAAGCTACTGCTGTAGTTATTAGAAATCAAAAAACTGGCGAAGTTTGGACAGAAGCCGCCGACCACATAGTTAGCAACGTCACCGTGCAAAATTTGGTGCAGTTGTTAGGAGAACAAGCGCCATCTGGTTATAAAAACCGGGTGGAAAAACTGCCCCAAGCATCGGGTGCTTTTGTGGTGTATTTGGGTGTAGATATCAGCGCGATTCCGCCTGGGTGTCCTCCACATCTCCAATTTCTCTACGATGTCAATGGCCCAATTGGCGAGAATAATTCCCTATTTGTTTCCGTCAGTCATGCCGGAGATGGTCGCGCACCGGAGGGGAAAGCGACAATTATCGCTTCTTCGTTTGTCGATCCTACACAGTGGTGGCAGACTGATGATTATGAAGGACTAAAAGAAAAGTTTACCAAAGAAGCGATCGCTCGTCTTGCCCAATACTTTTATCTCAAACCAGAAACTATTATTTATCAAGAAGCGGCAACACCCCGTACCTTTGCCCATTTCACAGCCCGCGATCGCGGTATAGTTGGTGGTATTGGTCAAAGAATTCCTACCTTTGGCCCCTTTGGGTTCGCCAATCGGACTCCAATTCAGAATTTGTGGTTAGTTGGTGACTCCACCCATCCCGGCGAAGGTACTGCTGGGGTGAGTTATTCGGCGCTGACGGTAGTTAGGCAAATTGAAGCGCAAATGTAG
- a CDS encoding saccharopine dehydrogenase NADP-binding domain-containing protein, translated as MTDSVLILGGRGRIGSSVAEDIATHTQAKITITGRSAEFGKAVSLSSGGQVQFLILDLTEIDKLRDAIANSNLVIHCAEPFHYRDTNVLETCIAEGVNYLDVSDHRSYTSKALNYHEKAATAGVTAIINSGIFPGISNSMVRQGVEQFDRPEKIHLSYLVSGSGGAGITVMRTTFLGLQYPFEAWIDGKWEIVKPYSEREVVEFPSPYRRSGVYWFDMPETFTLPHAFPSVKTVITKFGSVPDFYNHLTWIAAHVFPKWLMQRRYMIEFLSHVSHSMTDVTNNFSGIGVAVRSEVTGQKNGETAVYCSTVVHENTALASGCGTGSIAQLLLEGKLKKPGVFPVEEVLPTNLFVEVMQNRGIKINHSWS; from the coding sequence ATGACAGACAGCGTTTTAATTCTTGGAGGAAGAGGGCGGATTGGTAGCAGTGTTGCCGAAGATATAGCTACCCATACGCAAGCAAAAATTACGATTACTGGACGTTCTGCGGAGTTTGGGAAGGCTGTTAGCTTGTCTTCGGGGGGACAAGTGCAGTTTTTGATATTAGATTTGACAGAGATTGACAAGTTGCGAGATGCGATCGCAAACTCTAACTTAGTCATTCATTGTGCTGAGCCATTTCACTATCGAGATACTAATGTTCTCGAAACGTGTATTGCTGAAGGCGTTAATTATCTAGATGTTAGCGACCACCGTTCTTATACAAGCAAGGCTCTGAATTATCATGAAAAAGCTGCTACTGCTGGCGTGACGGCAATTATTAATAGTGGCATTTTTCCTGGTATTTCTAACAGCATGGTACGCCAGGGAGTTGAACAATTCGATCGACCAGAAAAGATCCATTTAAGTTATTTAGTTTCTGGTTCTGGTGGTGCTGGCATTACAGTGATGCGGACAACTTTTCTAGGGTTGCAGTATCCTTTTGAGGCTTGGATAGATGGAAAATGGGAAATAGTCAAACCTTACAGTGAAAGGGAAGTAGTTGAGTTTCCATCTCCTTATAGACGCAGCGGAGTTTACTGGTTTGATATGCCAGAAACCTTTACATTACCCCATGCATTCCCATCAGTGAAAACTGTAATTACCAAGTTTGGCTCTGTTCCAGATTTTTATAATCACTTAACTTGGATTGCGGCACACGTTTTTCCCAAGTGGTTAATGCAGCGTCGTTACATGATTGAATTTCTATCTCATGTCAGCCATTCAATGACAGATGTCACTAATAATTTTAGTGGAATTGGAGTAGCAGTTCGTTCAGAAGTTACAGGTCAAAAGAATGGTGAGACAGCCGTTTATTGTTCAACTGTAGTACATGAAAATACAGCGCTGGCTTCTGGTTGCGGCACAGGTAGTATTGCTCAATTATTGCTAGAAGGTAAACTCAAGAAACCAGGAGTTTTTCCTGTAGAAGAAGTATTACCAACAAATTTATTTGTAGAGGTAATGCAAAACCGAGGAATTAAAATTAATCACAGTTGGTCATAA
- a CDS encoding glycosyltransferase family 4 protein: MKILFLDQSGKPGGAELCLIDIAKPYGDRALVGLFADGSFKDLLQQNHIPVEVLTTQAIQVRKESSWLQGFKSLGQLAPLISKVVKKARTYDLIYANTQKALVVGALASFFSRRPLVYHLHDILSQEHFSQTNLRIAVNLANRFASLVIANSQASQTAFVQAGGRPDIIEVVYNGFNPKIYQTDESYIKQLQQQLGLEGKFVVGHFSRLAPWKGQHILIDALAKCPHNVIAILVGDALFGEQDYVQKLHQQVSELGLENRVKFLGFRSDIPQLMAACDLVAHTSTSPEPFGRVIVEAMLCGKPVVAAKAGGATELVEHGLNGFLATPGKPQELAQVIITCLQETKITATIANNARTTASQRFDIATINQQISQLLSHRL, translated from the coding sequence ATGAAAATTCTTTTTTTAGACCAAAGCGGTAAACCAGGCGGTGCCGAATTATGTTTAATAGATATTGCTAAACCTTATGGCGATCGCGCTTTAGTAGGTTTATTTGCAGATGGATCGTTTAAAGATTTACTACAACAAAATCATATCCCAGTAGAAGTTCTCACAACTCAAGCAATCCAAGTTCGCAAAGAAAGCAGTTGGCTACAAGGATTCAAGAGTTTGGGACAACTTGCACCTCTGATTAGTAAGGTAGTTAAAAAAGCGCGGACATACGATTTAATCTATGCCAACACCCAAAAAGCATTAGTTGTCGGTGCATTGGCAAGTTTTTTCAGTCGTCGCCCTCTGGTTTATCATTTACATGATATTCTTTCCCAAGAACATTTTAGCCAAACTAATCTGCGCATTGCTGTTAACTTAGCTAATCGTTTTGCATCATTAGTAATTGCTAATTCTCAAGCTAGTCAAACTGCCTTTGTACAAGCAGGAGGACGCCCAGATATCATCGAAGTTGTTTATAACGGCTTTAATCCAAAAATTTATCAAACTGATGAATCTTATATTAAACAATTACAGCAACAGTTAGGATTAGAAGGAAAATTTGTCGTCGGACACTTTAGCCGTCTTGCACCTTGGAAAGGTCAGCATATTTTAATTGATGCCCTGGCTAAATGTCCGCATAATGTGATAGCAATTTTAGTAGGTGATGCACTGTTTGGCGAACAAGATTATGTTCAAAAGTTACACCAACAAGTTAGTGAACTAGGATTAGAAAACCGCGTCAAATTCTTAGGATTTCGTTCTGATATTCCCCAGTTAATGGCAGCTTGTGACTTAGTGGCACATACATCTACTTCGCCAGAACCCTTTGGTAGAGTGATTGTAGAGGCGATGCTATGCGGAAAACCTGTAGTTGCAGCCAAAGCTGGGGGCGCAACGGAATTAGTAGAACATGGACTTAATGGTTTTCTAGCAACACCAGGAAAACCCCAGGAACTTGCACAAGTAATTATCACTTGTTTACAGGAGACGAAAATAACTGCGACTATAGCTAATAATGCCAGGACTACTGCTAGTCAGCGTTTTGATATTGCAACTATTAATCAGCAAATTTCCCAACTGCTGTCCCACAGATTATAA
- a CDS encoding glycosyltransferase family 4 protein, with amino-acid sequence MEKKLENFTSSSASILTLGLGWFPKSPGGLERYIYELTHKLAANQDQIELCGVGLPETEINSPIKLTNLASPDSAIWQRLWSIRTNFQKTRTSKPDAINLHFALYSFPILDILPKGVPVTFNFHGPWASESQQEVVNKNLSLLIKHWLIEQNTYNRCDRFIVLSKAFGKILHDKYQVPWNKINIIPGGVDINWFQPNLSPQEACRKLGWPTNRQIIFTSRRLVHRTGVDKLLQALAIIKPRIPDVWLAIAGRGHIQAALQQQATELGLEDNVKFLGFLPDEQLPIAYQAAELTIMPSQSFEGFGLVIVESLACGTPVLCTPIGGMPEILSEFSPDLITTSTDALAIAEKLEQALLGNIPIPSREACRQYVTTHYDWNQIAQQVRNVLLA; translated from the coding sequence GTGGAAAAGAAACTAGAAAATTTTACTTCATCATCTGCATCTATTCTCACTCTGGGATTAGGCTGGTTTCCCAAAAGTCCTGGAGGACTAGAAAGGTATATTTACGAACTAACTCATAAATTAGCCGCAAATCAAGACCAGATTGAATTATGCGGAGTCGGTCTACCAGAGACTGAAATAAATTCGCCCATTAAGCTGACTAACTTGGCGAGTCCGGATAGTGCTATTTGGCAAAGATTATGGTCAATTCGCACGAACTTCCAGAAAACAAGAACCAGCAAACCAGATGCTATTAATTTGCACTTTGCATTATACAGCTTTCCGATTTTAGATATTTTACCAAAGGGAGTACCAGTTACTTTTAACTTTCATGGCCCTTGGGCTTCTGAGAGTCAGCAGGAAGTTGTTAACAAAAACCTCAGTCTTTTAATTAAACACTGGCTAATAGAACAAAATACTTATAATCGCTGCGATCGCTTCATTGTTTTGAGCAAAGCTTTTGGGAAAATTTTACATGATAAATATCAAGTACCGTGGAACAAAATTAATATTATTCCTGGTGGAGTTGATATTAATTGGTTTCAACCAAATTTATCACCCCAAGAGGCTTGTAGAAAGTTAGGCTGGCCTACTAATCGCCAGATTATATTTACATCACGCCGCTTAGTACATCGAACCGGAGTTGACAAATTATTGCAAGCTCTGGCTATAATTAAGCCCAGAATACCAGATGTTTGGCTAGCGATCGCAGGTCGTGGTCACATCCAAGCTGCACTACAACAACAGGCTACAGAATTAGGACTAGAAGACAACGTTAAATTTTTAGGTTTTCTGCCTGACGAGCAATTACCCATAGCTTACCAAGCGGCTGAATTGACTATTATGCCTAGCCAATCTTTTGAAGGATTTGGATTAGTAATAGTTGAGTCTCTAGCCTGTGGTACTCCTGTTTTATGTACTCCAATTGGGGGAATGCCAGAAATTTTATCAGAATTTTCACCAGATTTAATTACTACTTCAACAGACGCCTTAGCTATTGCTGAAAAATTAGAACAAGCACTTTTGGGTAATATCCCCATACCTTCACGAGAAGCCTGTCGCCAGTACGTCACCACACACTACGACTGGAATCAAATTGCCCAGCAAGTACGGAATGTTTTATTAGCTTAA
- a CDS encoding Uma2 family endonuclease has protein sequence MSESITLTDAGFLPEDFLPDVSLLATEDDEPLDNLPSEKQQRLLTETLYSSWNGPSNAQGFLVAANVGLFTTGKQPPIVPDVFLSLDVQIAENWWEKKHRSYFFWEFGKPPEVVIEIVSNREGNETGRKLLEYARMRVMYYIIFDPTQQLGGEILQMYELRGRQYIPTSEQWLTEVELGLCLWEGAYEGKRDVWLRWCDTEGNVIPTGAERAEQEREAKEIALQRVERLAAQLRALGVEPGA, from the coding sequence ATGAGTGAATCTATTACCTTGACAGACGCGGGCTTCTTACCAGAAGATTTTTTACCAGATGTTAGTCTTCTGGCGACAGAAGACGATGAACCCTTGGATAATTTACCATCAGAAAAACAACAAAGATTACTAACAGAAACCCTTTACAGTTCTTGGAACGGGCCAAGTAATGCCCAAGGGTTTCTCGTTGCTGCCAATGTGGGTTTATTTACCACTGGTAAGCAACCGCCGATTGTGCCAGATGTATTTTTGAGCCTAGATGTACAGATAGCAGAAAACTGGTGGGAAAAAAAACATCGCTCCTATTTCTTTTGGGAGTTTGGCAAACCGCCAGAGGTAGTAATTGAAATTGTCTCCAATCGAGAAGGCAATGAAACAGGGCGAAAATTATTAGAGTATGCCAGGATGCGGGTAATGTACTACATTATCTTTGACCCAACTCAGCAACTTGGTGGTGAAATTCTACAAATGTATGAGTTGCGAGGGCGGCAATATATACCTACAAGCGAGCAATGGCTGACTGAAGTTGAGTTAGGTTTATGTTTGTGGGAAGGTGCGTATGAAGGTAAGCGGGATGTTTGGTTGCGGTGGTGTGATACTGAAGGTAATGTGATTCCTACTGGTGCAGAACGAGCCGAACAAGAGCGAGAAGCTAAAGAAATTGCCCTGCAACGGGTTGAACGCTTGGCAGCACAGTTACGAGCCTTGGGTGTTGAGCCAGGAGCGTGA
- a CDS encoding SAM-dependent chlorinase/fluorinase, producing MSNNQIDRQPLVTLLSDFGDRDVYVSIMKGVIAQINPRLTVVDLTHQIPPQDIAAARFSLMNAYAHFPVGTVHLAVVDPGVGSKRRAIAVEFAQGFLVRPDNGIFSGILSQSPAIAAVELTNLNYWRTPQPSKTFHGRDIFAPVATHLASGVPLKQLGQAIEPVSLVNLDIGNCKQTTTSVVGCIQYIDHFGNLVSNIPASYVQGKSWYVQVAGLSVPGCETYSEVKAGEIIALVGSHGWVEIAINCGDAHSQLQINLQDVLEVLFFSENQTSEYC from the coding sequence ATGTCTAATAACCAGATAGATCGACAACCCCTTGTGACATTACTAAGCGATTTCGGCGATCGCGATGTTTATGTAAGCATAATGAAGGGAGTCATAGCCCAAATCAACCCTAGACTGACGGTGGTAGACTTAACGCACCAAATTCCGCCGCAAGATATCGCCGCAGCCAGGTTTAGCTTGATGAATGCTTATGCTCATTTCCCAGTTGGGACAGTGCATCTGGCAGTAGTAGATCCGGGAGTGGGAAGCAAGCGACGAGCGATCGCAGTAGAATTTGCTCAAGGGTTTTTGGTCAGGCCAGATAATGGTATATTCAGCGGGATACTCAGTCAAAGTCCTGCAATCGCAGCCGTCGAACTTACAAATCTTAATTATTGGCGCACTCCTCAACCAAGCAAGACTTTTCACGGTAGAGATATCTTTGCACCAGTGGCAACTCATCTTGCTAGTGGTGTCCCCCTCAAACAGCTAGGACAAGCAATCGAACCAGTAAGTTTGGTAAACCTGGATATAGGCAACTGCAAGCAGACAACCACCAGTGTAGTGGGTTGCATTCAATATATTGACCACTTTGGCAACCTAGTGAGTAACATTCCAGCCAGTTACGTGCAAGGCAAAAGTTGGTATGTGCAAGTTGCCGGATTGAGTGTACCAGGCTGTGAAACTTACAGTGAAGTCAAAGCGGGGGAGATAATAGCTTTAGTTGGCAGTCACGGCTGGGTAGAAATTGCCATTAATTGCGGAGATGCTCACTCACAATTACAGATTAATTTACAAGATGTGCTAGAAGTCTTGTTTTTTTCAGAAAATCAGACCAGTGAATATTGTTAA
- a CDS encoding ElyC/SanA/YdcF family protein, translating into MRIKNRRCQKFPKIKLIKRQEMWTLTAQGWAIAIALIAYLIFFLFTHVHSFLAVTSPIESAEVLVVEGWLPDYAIEKALTEFKNGSYHQIITTGGTLGKGSYLTGYKNFADVSADTFIKLGLEAEKVVAVPTPFVVKDRSYASAAEFERWLSNSNLKIESINLFSLDVHARRSWFLFKKILAPEINVGVIAATTQDYNPNKWWNSSEGVRTVLDEGIAYLYARFLNWKA; encoded by the coding sequence ATGCGGATAAAAAATCGTCGGTGTCAAAAATTTCCCAAAATCAAACTAATCAAACGCCAAGAAATGTGGACACTTACGGCTCAAGGGTGGGCGATTGCGATCGCTTTGATTGCTTATTTAATATTTTTCCTTTTTACTCATGTACACTCATTTCTCGCCGTAACTTCCCCGATCGAATCAGCAGAAGTATTAGTTGTTGAAGGATGGCTACCAGATTACGCTATAGAAAAAGCTTTGACTGAATTTAAAAACGGTTCTTATCATCAAATAATTACTACCGGAGGCACATTAGGAAAAGGAAGTTATCTTACCGGATACAAGAACTTTGCAGACGTGTCGGCTGACACTTTCATAAAACTCGGTTTAGAAGCAGAAAAAGTAGTAGCTGTTCCGACACCTTTTGTAGTTAAGGATCGTAGTTATGCATCTGCTGCTGAATTTGAGCGTTGGCTATCCAATTCAAATTTAAAAATAGAATCGATTAATCTTTTTTCCTTGGACGTTCATGCCCGTAGGAGTTGGTTTCTTTTTAAAAAAATACTTGCCCCTGAAATTAATGTTGGTGTGATTGCTGCTACAACGCAAGATTATAATCCAAACAAATGGTGGAATTCTAGCGAAGGTGTGCGGACGGTTCTTGATGAAGGTATAGCTTATCTTTATGCACGTTTTTTGAATTGGAAAGCCTAA
- a CDS encoding DUF2301 domain-containing membrane protein, translated as MTTQTLSAPEVYQGQFGEFTITQSDRTGVIIYRAGLMLAALSFTIGSALILLNNNPTVVTLLTPLYACFSLALGVSLFTIHIYMASLHRTLQVFWAIGSIASVILAITSSEPLALAVYNHPITLFGVGFIFVALTGIYFKEAFCFNRLETKVLTPIVPLLLLGHLVGILPTQGESILLGTWAILFLVFALRKTVQAIPADIGDKSVFTYLKEQRLTKV; from the coding sequence ATGACTACACAAACACTCTCTGCACCAGAAGTTTATCAAGGTCAGTTTGGGGAATTTACAATTACTCAGAGCGATCGCACTGGCGTAATTATCTATCGCGCTGGGTTAATGTTAGCAGCACTGAGCTTTACCATCGGCAGCGCCTTAATTTTACTCAACAATAACCCAACTGTTGTAACTTTACTGACACCTCTATATGCTTGTTTTAGTCTCGCGCTTGGTGTAAGTTTATTTACCATCCATATCTATATGGCATCACTGCACCGAACGTTGCAAGTTTTTTGGGCGATTGGTAGTATCGCATCAGTGATTCTGGCAATTACTAGTAGTGAACCTTTAGCTCTTGCTGTTTACAATCATCCAATTACCTTATTTGGGGTTGGTTTTATCTTCGTAGCTTTGACAGGTATTTATTTTAAAGAGGCTTTTTGCTTCAATCGCCTGGAAACCAAAGTATTAACCCCAATTGTACCGCTACTGTTGTTAGGACATTTGGTAGGAATTTTACCAACCCAAGGAGAAAGCATTTTATTAGGAACTTGGGCGATATTATTTTTAGTGTTTGCTCTGCGCAAGACAGTCCAAGCAATTCCTGCTGATATTGGAGATAAGTCTGTGTTTACCTACTTGAAAGAACAACGTTTAACTAAGGTTTAA
- a CDS encoding sodium:proton antiporter — translation MVDIYIIDLFVIGLLLLMVTLGSGWISRLPLSFAIIYLVVGIFLGPYGLGLIQLRRDDVFNSELLEKITELVVIISVFSCGLRIVRPLKLGVWDITVRLIVFLMPISIFALAVVGKLFLGMNWGEAILLGAILAPTDPVLASEVQLTSANDQDELRFGLTSEGGLNDALAFPFVYFGIHALEDDNWGSWFQQWITVDLIWAIASGIVMGIVVAKSIVWIEKKVQKRRPADELMEDFIAISTILITYSLTEMVNGYGFLAVFVAGLVVQRSYRNSEKPIEQLEFVEQVEKLLEVGTILLLGSILLLKPMLNYAMQSVLVIILLFFIVRPLGVWISTIGKRPLDSRRRTFHPGTRLLFGWFGIRGVGSLYYLAYAFGHGLKGEAAEQIAWITYTTIVASVIVHGISATPLMKWYERNFANKRKTTPPTTIDEFE, via the coding sequence ATGGTAGATATCTATATTATTGACCTATTTGTAATTGGTCTACTTTTACTGATGGTAACTTTAGGGTCGGGTTGGATTAGTCGCTTACCCCTTTCTTTTGCCATCATCTACCTAGTGGTTGGTATTTTTCTAGGCCCTTATGGCTTAGGGCTGATTCAATTACGTCGAGATGACGTTTTTAACAGCGAACTGCTGGAGAAAATAACAGAACTTGTAGTAATTATTTCTGTATTTAGCTGTGGCTTAAGAATTGTTCGGCCTCTAAAGTTGGGGGTTTGGGATATTACGGTGCGATTGATTGTATTTCTGATGCCAATTTCAATTTTTGCTCTGGCTGTTGTGGGTAAATTGTTTTTAGGGATGAATTGGGGAGAAGCAATTTTATTAGGAGCAATTCTCGCACCGACCGATCCAGTATTAGCATCAGAAGTACAACTCACCAGTGCAAATGACCAAGATGAGTTAAGATTTGGTTTAACCTCTGAAGGTGGGTTAAATGATGCTTTAGCTTTTCCCTTCGTTTATTTTGGCATTCATGCCTTAGAAGATGACAATTGGGGTAGCTGGTTTCAACAGTGGATTACAGTTGATTTAATATGGGCGATCGCATCTGGTATTGTTATGGGAATTGTTGTCGCCAAATCTATAGTTTGGATTGAAAAAAAAGTTCAAAAACGCCGTCCTGCCGATGAGTTAATGGAAGATTTTATTGCTATCAGCACAATTCTCATAACTTATTCATTAACAGAAATGGTTAATGGCTATGGATTTTTGGCGGTATTTGTTGCTGGGTTAGTTGTCCAACGCAGTTACAGGAATTCTGAAAAACCGATAGAACAATTAGAATTTGTCGAGCAAGTAGAAAAACTGCTGGAAGTTGGGACAATTTTACTATTAGGTTCAATATTATTATTGAAACCAATGCTTAATTATGCTATGCAATCTGTGTTAGTGATAATTTTGTTATTCTTTATCGTCAGACCTTTAGGAGTTTGGATTAGCACAATAGGTAAACGTCCTTTAGATTCACGCCGACGAACCTTCCACCCAGGAACTCGGTTGTTATTTGGATGGTTTGGTATTCGCGGTGTTGGTTCTTTATATTATCTAGCTTATGCCTTTGGTCATGGCTTGAAAGGTGAAGCAGCAGAACAAATTGCTTGGATAACTTACACTACTATTGTAGCCTCGGTAATTGTGCATGGAATTAGTGCAACTCCATTAATGAAGTGGTATGAGCGCAATTTTGCTAACAAGAGAAAGACTACTCCTCCCACCACAATAGACGAATTTGAGTGA